The genomic window TAAGGTGTGTTGTGGGCGTGATTATTGGTCCCCGCATGATAGATGCGGGCGCTTCGTTGTTGTCGGTGCTGGTCTCTCCGGTGCCGGTGGCGGCGGGGTTCCCGTCGCCGGCGCAGGACTACTTTGATGGCCGGCTCGACCTGAACGCGCACCTGATTAAAGACGTCACGAGCACCTATGTGGTGCGGGTCTCCGGAGAGTCGATGACCGGCGCCGGGATCAGCGACGGGGATGAGCTGATCGTGAACCGTGCCCTGGAGCCGCACGACGGGGCCGTGGTCGTGGCCGTACTGGACGGGGAGCTGACCATCAAGCGTCTGCGGATCACACCCACCGGTGTGGTGCTTCAAGCGGAAAACCCGGCGTACCCGGACATCGAGGTCCCTGCCCTCTCGGACCTGACCATCTGGGGTGTAGCGACCAGGTGCTTACATCATGTCTAACGCGCGCTTTTCCATTAAGCGGGAACGAAATGCCTCTTCTGCGGTGCTGGATGTCTAAGCCGGCATTGATGCGGCACATGCCCCAGATCGCGCACGTTGACGTGAACTGCTTCTACGCCTCCGCGGAGCGGGCGTTCAACCCTTCCCTGGAGGGCAAGCCCGTGATCGTGCTGTCCAACAATGACGGGTGCGCTGTTACCCGCTCCCCCGAAGCCAAAGCCTTGGGCATCGGCATGGGCGATCCCTGGTTCAAGCTCGCCCCGCGGGCGAAGGAATGGGGCCTGGTCGCGTTGTCCAGCAATTACGAGCTGTACGGGGACATCAGTGCCAGGGTGATGGACTTGCTGGGCCGGTACTCGGCTTGGCTGGAGGTCTACAGCATCGACGAAGCCTTCCTCGGCGTCAAAGGCACTCCCGACGAACTGGCCGCGATGGGCCGGTCCATGAAGGCGGCCGTCCGGCGGAACGTCGGAGTGCCGGTCTGTGTCGGGATCGCACCGACGAAGACGCTGGCAAAGTTGGCCAACAAGTGGGCGAAGAACAACAAAGCCTTCGCCGGGGTGTGCCACTGGGACTCCGTTCCCGCTGCCGAGCGGGAGGCCCTGCTGGGCCGGCTGTCCGTCGAGGAAGTGTGGGGCATCGCCGGCCGGCTGACCCGGCGGCTGAACGTAATGGGCATCTTCACCATCGCCGACCTGGTCCGGGCCGACCCGGTCACGATCCGGGACAAGTTCAACGTGGTCATGATGCGCACCGTCTTGGAACTGCAGGGCACTCCCTGCATCCCCATGGAGGAAGAACGGATCGGTCGGGACCAGCTGATCTTCTCCCGCTCCTTCGCCAAACCCATCACCACGGCCGCGGGGATCCGGCAGGTCATGAGCGTCTACGGACAGCAAGCCTCAGCGCGGCTGGCCAAACACAGGCTGCAGGCCAAGGTCCTGACCGCGTTTGCCGGCACCTCGCACTTCAACCCCAACGACACCTCGTACCCCTCGGTGTGCGTTCCGTTGCCGATGCCCACGGCCGACCCGGTGATCCTGACAAAGGCCGGCCACGCTCTCCTGCCCCGGATTGTCGAGGGCGTCCGGTACGCCCGGGCAGGGATCATGGTCACCGACCTGCGCCCCACCGGCAACCAGGCGCCGCTGTCACTGTTCGAGAACCCGCACGAGGAACGCCACATCGGAACCCTGCTGGAGGACGTCACCCGCCGGTACGGGCGCGGTTCCATCGGCCTGGGCCACGGCGGGATCAGGGGCGGGCCGGACTGGACCATGAAACGCGACATGCTCTCCCCCAGATACACCACCCACTGGGACGAACTCCCCCTCGTCAAAGCCGCCTAACCACACCCCAGCACCACCAAGGAACTAAACCTCATGACCGTCACCACAGAAGCCCCCACCCTCAACGCATCAGTGGACGTCCGCTTCACCACCGCAGGCACTCCCCTGGCCGTCCGCTACGACGGCCGCATCTGGGCCGTCACCGAAGAACCTGTCCACTGGTTCACCAGGGACTCATGGTGGGAGACCCGCCGAAGTGTCCCCGTAGGCGTAGGAAACGTCGTCGACATCGAACACTGGCGTGTCCAGGTTCGTCTCGGCGGGTCCGACTCGCAGCTGCGGACCTTTGAACTGCGCCGCGAACCCCTTGCGGAACAGTGGCTGCTGGAGGCCATCACTGATTGCTGAACCCGATCATGCGTAGCGTACGGCCATGGGAATCGGCGCTGCGGCACGTTCGAGCTGCGCCGCGGTGCGCGTCGAAGGGTCTACCAGGCACCTCGGGCAGATGGGGCTGCACTTGAGTGTGGCCAGGGTGGCCCATGGATGCTAGTCGATGATTTGGACCTTGACATCCGTTTGATGGTCAACACCTGCATAGTTCAAATATCCACGAAGCTTGGGAGATACACCGAGGTCGTCGAGAGGTTCGGAAGGAAGGGGTGTGTGAATCACCCGCGCGTCGTCACCAACAGGTACGTATTCGAAGTTTTCCTGTCGGACTGCGTTGTGATCGAACACAAAGTTTGCGATGCACTCACCGTCTAAAAACTTAACACCGAGCTGGCGGATTGTTCGGTCGTCCCTGCTTGCTCCGTGAATGCCGATCAGGAATGTGTCCGACTGGGGCACAGGTCCGCTCAGTTCATATTTCACAATGAAGGACCCGTTGCCTGGGTACAGGGAAACAGAAGTGAGTGAAGGCACTGTGGTTGTCATTCACACAGCCTACTGTGCACCGAATGCGGCCCAGCCCCGATCCCTAAATGCTCCCCACGCCGCGAGCGGATCGCAACCAGGTCATTCGTCCGGGCCACCAGGCCCTCGCCGGGGGGTGGTTCGGCCTTCTGGCACGACGACCGCTGGTTCATCGTCGGCTGTCACAGCCCCTACTAAAATTTGAAGAGATCGCAACAGGACGGACGGACCCAACATGCGTTACACGAATGAAGGCCAAATCAAGCAGGAGCTTGGAATCGAGTCCTGGAGGAATCTCTCCAAAGCGAAAATGATCAAGTTCGCCATGATGATGCCCGACATGGATGCGGAACTGGCGCTGAAGATCGTTGAACAGTTCCCCGTGTTCGCAGATTTTGCCACTGGCGTCGTAGGTGCAATGAAGAAGATGCACAAGACAACGCTGTTCGCCAATAAGGAGAGCCAGGATCGTTTCCACGAATCCTGCCAACAGACGCGAGACATAATTCAAAGGCAGCTCAATCAGGATGGGCTGAGCTTCGAGGAAAGGAAGTACTACCTCGAACAGATCATGGAAATTCTAAAGCTAGAGTCCCAAAAAGATAGCGAGAATAAGCAGTTCCTGCATGCAGGCCTCAAGAATATGCTGGGCTTCGCTATGGCGGGGATCGCGTTTGGCGTAGTTGTTCTCGGCGGTAAAGCAACAATCGAACGCAAAGACAGTCCTGAAGGCAAAGACAGCACCGAAAGCTTCCTAGAGTCTTAACCTCTTGCCCAGGCTACGTCACCGACCTGGGTCCTTAGACCATTGGAAGGACCTGGCACCGCTCCTGGATTGAACGTGTTGGCCATACCCAGAGCCGGTCTAGGTGCCGGTTTCCT from Arthrobacter sp. FW305-BF8 includes these protein-coding regions:
- a CDS encoding LexA family protein, giving the protein MGVIIGPRMIDAGASLLSVLVSPVPVAAGFPSPAQDYFDGRLDLNAHLIKDVTSTYVVRVSGESMTGAGISDGDELIVNRALEPHDGAVVVAVLDGELTIKRLRITPTGVVLQAENPAYPDIEVPALSDLTIWGVATRCLHHV
- a CDS encoding Y-family DNA polymerase, giving the protein MRHMPQIAHVDVNCFYASAERAFNPSLEGKPVIVLSNNDGCAVTRSPEAKALGIGMGDPWFKLAPRAKEWGLVALSSNYELYGDISARVMDLLGRYSAWLEVYSIDEAFLGVKGTPDELAAMGRSMKAAVRRNVGVPVCVGIAPTKTLAKLANKWAKNNKAFAGVCHWDSVPAAEREALLGRLSVEEVWGIAGRLTRRLNVMGIFTIADLVRADPVTIRDKFNVVMMRTVLELQGTPCIPMEEERIGRDQLIFSRSFAKPITTAAGIRQVMSVYGQQASARLAKHRLQAKVLTAFAGTSHFNPNDTSYPSVCVPLPMPTADPVILTKAGHALLPRIVEGVRYARAGIMVTDLRPTGNQAPLSLFENPHEERHIGTLLEDVTRRYGRGSIGLGHGGIRGGPDWTMKRDMLSPRYTTHWDELPLVKAA